A region of Anoplopoma fimbria isolate UVic2021 breed Golden Eagle Sablefish chromosome 24, Afim_UVic_2022, whole genome shotgun sequence DNA encodes the following proteins:
- the cul5b gene encoding cullin-5 isoform X2 has protein sequence MATSNLLKNKGSLQFEDKWDLMRPIVLKLLRQESVTKQQWFDLFSDVHAVCLWDDKGPAKIHQALKEDILDFIKQAQARVLSHQDDTALLKAYIVEWRKFFTQCDILPKPFCQLEITLMGKQGSNKKSNVEDSIVRKLMLDTWNESIFSNIKNRLQDSAMKLVHAERLGEAFDSQLVIGVRESYVNLCSNPDDKLQIYRDNFEKAYMDSTERFYRTQAPAYLQQNGVQNYMKYADSKLREEEKRALRYLETRRDCNSVQALMECCVNALVTSFKETILAECPGMIKRNETEKLHLMFSLMDKVPSGIEPMLKDLEEHIMSAGLADMVATAETITSDSEKYVEQLLTLFNRFSRLVKEAFQDDPRFLTARDKAYKAVVNDATIFKLELPLKQKGVGLKTQPESKCPELLANYCDMLLRKTPLSKKLTSEEIEAKLKEVLLVLKYVQNKDVFMRYHKAHLTRRLILDISADSEIEENMVEWLREVGMPADYVNKLARMFQDIKVSEDLNQSFKEMHKHNKLALPADSVNIKILNAGAWSRSSEKVFVSLPTELEDLIPEVEDFYKKNHSGRKLHWHHLMSNGIITFKNEVGQYDLEVTTFQLAVLFAWNQRPRERISFENLKLATELPDAELRRTLWSLVAFPKLKRQVLSYDPVVTSPKDFAEGTLFFVNQEFSLIKNSKVQKRGKINLIGRLQLTTERMREEENEGIVQLRILRTQEAIIQIMKMRKRINNAQLQTELVEILKNMFLPQKKMIKEQIEWLIDHKYIKRDETDLNTFIYMA, from the exons ATGGCGACGTCTAATTTGCTAAAG AACAAAGGCTCCCTTCAATTTGAGGACAAATGGGACCTGATGCGTCCCATAGTACTGAAGCTGCTACGGCAGGAGTCCGTCACCAAACAGCAGTGGTTCGACCTGTTCTC AGACGTCCATGCTGTGTGCCTGTGGGACGACAAAGGTCCAGCTAAGATCCACCAGGCTCTCAAAGAGGACATCCTAGATTTTATCAAACAAGCACAAGCA CGGGTGTTGAGTCACCAGGACGACACGGCGTTGCTGAAGGCCTACATCGTGGAGTGGAGGAAGTTCTTCACACAGTGCGACATCTTGCCCAAGCCTTTCTGTCAGCTGGAGATCACTCTGATGGGCAAGCAAGGAAGCAACAAGAAGTCAAACGTGGAGGACAGCATCGTCCGCAAg cTGATGCTGGACACGTGGAACGAGTCCATCTTCTCGAACATCAAAAACAGGCTACAAGATAGTGCCATGAAGCTGGTCCACGCTGAGAGGCTGGGAGAGGCCTTTGACTCCCAGCTGGTCATCGGAGTGAGAGAGTCTTACG TGAACCTTTGCTCCAACCCTGACGACAAGCTTCAGATCTACAGGGACAACTTTGAGAAGGCGTACATGGATTCGACTGAGAGGTTCTACAGAACACAGGCGCCCGCCTACCTCCAGCAAAATGGGGTCCAAAACTACATGAAATAT GCTGATTCGAAGCTGAGGGAAGAGGAGAAACGTGCACTGCGATACCTGGAGACGAGGCGTGACTGTAACTCTGTACAAGCA TTAATGGAGTGTTGCGTCAATGCACTGGTTACGTCATTCAAGGAGACCATCTTAGCCGAATGTCCAGGCATGATCAAACGAaatgagacagaga AGCTGCATCTGATGTTCTCTCTCATGGACAAAGTGCCCAGCGGCATCGAGCCCATGCTGAAGGACCTGGAGGAGCACATCATGAGCGCTGGCCTGGCTgacatggtggccacagcagAGACGATCACCTCT GACTCCGAGAAATATGTGGAGCAGCTGCTCACCTTGTTTAACCGCTTCAGTCGGCTGGTGAAGGAGGCCTTTCAGGACGACCCACGCTTCCTCACAGCTCGAGACAAA GCATATAAAGCTGTTGTGAACGACGCCACTATATTTAAATTAGAACTTCCCCTGAAACAGAAAGG GGTAGGTCTGAAAACTCAACCAGAGTCCAAGTGTCCAGAGCTGCTGGCCAACTACTGTGACATGCTCCTGAGGAAAACCCCACTGAGCAAGAAGCTCACATCGGAAGAGATAGAGGCCAAGCTCAAGGAAGTG cTGTTAGTGCTGAAGTATGTGCAGAACAAAGACGTGTTCATGCGCTACCACAAAGCCCACCTGACCCGTCGACTCATCCTGGACATCTCAGCAGACAGCGAGATAGAGGAGAACATGGTGGAGTGGCTCAGG GAAGTAGGAATGCCAGCTGACTATGTCAACAAGCTTGCCAGGATGTTTCAAGACATCAAGGTGTCAGAGGACCTCAACCAatcttttaaagaaatgcatAAACATAACAAGCTGGCTTTACCAG CCGACTCGGTCAACATAAAGATCCTGAATGCTGGAGCGTGGTCGAGGAGCAGCGAGAAGGTTTTCGTCTCTCTACCAACAGAGCTGGAAGATTTGATACCAGAGGTTGAAGACTTCTACAAGAAGAACCACAGTGGCAGGAAGCTGCACTGGCATCACCTCATGTCCAACGGCATT ATAACTTTTAAGAACGAGGTGGGCCAGTACGACCTGGAGGTGACCACCTTCCAGCTGGCTGTGCTGTTTGCCTGGAACCAGAGGCCCAGAGAGAGGATCAGCTTTGAAAACCTCAAGCTAGCCACTGAGCTGCCCGACGCCGAGCTGCGACGCACTCTCTGG TCTCTGGTGGCGTTTCCTAAACTCAAGCGGCAGGTGTTGTCGTACGACCCGGTGGTGACGTCACCCAAAGACTTTGCAGAAGGAACGCTATTCTTCGTCAACCAGGAGTTTTCTCTCAT AAAAAACTCAAAAGTTCAGAAAAGGGGGAAGATTAACCTGATTGGCCGGCTTCAGCTCACCACGGAGCgaatgagagaggaggagaacgaGGGCATCGTCCAGCTCAGGATACTAAGAACGCAG GAGGCCATAATCCAGATCATGAAGATGAGGAAGCGCATCAACAACGCCCAGCTGCAGACGGAGCTGGTGGAGATCCTAAAGAACATGTTTTTACCACAGAAGAAGATGATCAAGGAGCAGATCGAGTGGCTGATAGATCACAAGTACATAAAGCGGGACGAGACCGATTTAAACACCTTCATCTACATGGCATAG
- the cul5b gene encoding cullin-5 isoform X1, which translates to MATSNLLKNKGSLQFEDKWDLMRPIVLKLLRQESVTKQQWFDLFSDVHAVCLWDDKGPAKIHQALKEDILDFIKQAQARVLSHQDDTALLKAYIVEWRKFFTQCDILPKPFCQLEITLMGKQGSNKKSNVEDSIVRKLMLDTWNESIFSNIKNRLQDSAMKLVHAERLGEAFDSQLVIGVRESYVNLCSNPDDKLQIYRDNFEKAYMDSTERFYRTQAPAYLQQNGVQNYMKYADSKLREEEKRALRYLETRRDCNSVQALMECCVNALVTSFKETILAECPGMIKRNETESEYGRTAPTKGTASSELHLMFSLMDKVPSGIEPMLKDLEEHIMSAGLADMVATAETITSDSEKYVEQLLTLFNRFSRLVKEAFQDDPRFLTARDKAYKAVVNDATIFKLELPLKQKGVGLKTQPESKCPELLANYCDMLLRKTPLSKKLTSEEIEAKLKEVLLVLKYVQNKDVFMRYHKAHLTRRLILDISADSEIEENMVEWLREVGMPADYVNKLARMFQDIKVSEDLNQSFKEMHKHNKLALPADSVNIKILNAGAWSRSSEKVFVSLPTELEDLIPEVEDFYKKNHSGRKLHWHHLMSNGIITFKNEVGQYDLEVTTFQLAVLFAWNQRPRERISFENLKLATELPDAELRRTLWSLVAFPKLKRQVLSYDPVVTSPKDFAEGTLFFVNQEFSLIKNSKVQKRGKINLIGRLQLTTERMREEENEGIVQLRILRTQEAIIQIMKMRKRINNAQLQTELVEILKNMFLPQKKMIKEQIEWLIDHKYIKRDETDLNTFIYMA; encoded by the exons ATGGCGACGTCTAATTTGCTAAAG AACAAAGGCTCCCTTCAATTTGAGGACAAATGGGACCTGATGCGTCCCATAGTACTGAAGCTGCTACGGCAGGAGTCCGTCACCAAACAGCAGTGGTTCGACCTGTTCTC AGACGTCCATGCTGTGTGCCTGTGGGACGACAAAGGTCCAGCTAAGATCCACCAGGCTCTCAAAGAGGACATCCTAGATTTTATCAAACAAGCACAAGCA CGGGTGTTGAGTCACCAGGACGACACGGCGTTGCTGAAGGCCTACATCGTGGAGTGGAGGAAGTTCTTCACACAGTGCGACATCTTGCCCAAGCCTTTCTGTCAGCTGGAGATCACTCTGATGGGCAAGCAAGGAAGCAACAAGAAGTCAAACGTGGAGGACAGCATCGTCCGCAAg cTGATGCTGGACACGTGGAACGAGTCCATCTTCTCGAACATCAAAAACAGGCTACAAGATAGTGCCATGAAGCTGGTCCACGCTGAGAGGCTGGGAGAGGCCTTTGACTCCCAGCTGGTCATCGGAGTGAGAGAGTCTTACG TGAACCTTTGCTCCAACCCTGACGACAAGCTTCAGATCTACAGGGACAACTTTGAGAAGGCGTACATGGATTCGACTGAGAGGTTCTACAGAACACAGGCGCCCGCCTACCTCCAGCAAAATGGGGTCCAAAACTACATGAAATAT GCTGATTCGAAGCTGAGGGAAGAGGAGAAACGTGCACTGCGATACCTGGAGACGAGGCGTGACTGTAACTCTGTACAAGCA TTAATGGAGTGTTGCGTCAATGCACTGGTTACGTCATTCAAGGAGACCATCTTAGCCGAATGTCCAGGCATGATCAAACGAaatgagacagagagtgagTACGGACGGACTGCTCCCACCAAAGGCACAGCCAGCTCAG AGCTGCATCTGATGTTCTCTCTCATGGACAAAGTGCCCAGCGGCATCGAGCCCATGCTGAAGGACCTGGAGGAGCACATCATGAGCGCTGGCCTGGCTgacatggtggccacagcagAGACGATCACCTCT GACTCCGAGAAATATGTGGAGCAGCTGCTCACCTTGTTTAACCGCTTCAGTCGGCTGGTGAAGGAGGCCTTTCAGGACGACCCACGCTTCCTCACAGCTCGAGACAAA GCATATAAAGCTGTTGTGAACGACGCCACTATATTTAAATTAGAACTTCCCCTGAAACAGAAAGG GGTAGGTCTGAAAACTCAACCAGAGTCCAAGTGTCCAGAGCTGCTGGCCAACTACTGTGACATGCTCCTGAGGAAAACCCCACTGAGCAAGAAGCTCACATCGGAAGAGATAGAGGCCAAGCTCAAGGAAGTG cTGTTAGTGCTGAAGTATGTGCAGAACAAAGACGTGTTCATGCGCTACCACAAAGCCCACCTGACCCGTCGACTCATCCTGGACATCTCAGCAGACAGCGAGATAGAGGAGAACATGGTGGAGTGGCTCAGG GAAGTAGGAATGCCAGCTGACTATGTCAACAAGCTTGCCAGGATGTTTCAAGACATCAAGGTGTCAGAGGACCTCAACCAatcttttaaagaaatgcatAAACATAACAAGCTGGCTTTACCAG CCGACTCGGTCAACATAAAGATCCTGAATGCTGGAGCGTGGTCGAGGAGCAGCGAGAAGGTTTTCGTCTCTCTACCAACAGAGCTGGAAGATTTGATACCAGAGGTTGAAGACTTCTACAAGAAGAACCACAGTGGCAGGAAGCTGCACTGGCATCACCTCATGTCCAACGGCATT ATAACTTTTAAGAACGAGGTGGGCCAGTACGACCTGGAGGTGACCACCTTCCAGCTGGCTGTGCTGTTTGCCTGGAACCAGAGGCCCAGAGAGAGGATCAGCTTTGAAAACCTCAAGCTAGCCACTGAGCTGCCCGACGCCGAGCTGCGACGCACTCTCTGG TCTCTGGTGGCGTTTCCTAAACTCAAGCGGCAGGTGTTGTCGTACGACCCGGTGGTGACGTCACCCAAAGACTTTGCAGAAGGAACGCTATTCTTCGTCAACCAGGAGTTTTCTCTCAT AAAAAACTCAAAAGTTCAGAAAAGGGGGAAGATTAACCTGATTGGCCGGCTTCAGCTCACCACGGAGCgaatgagagaggaggagaacgaGGGCATCGTCCAGCTCAGGATACTAAGAACGCAG GAGGCCATAATCCAGATCATGAAGATGAGGAAGCGCATCAACAACGCCCAGCTGCAGACGGAGCTGGTGGAGATCCTAAAGAACATGTTTTTACCACAGAAGAAGATGATCAAGGAGCAGATCGAGTGGCTGATAGATCACAAGTACATAAAGCGGGACGAGACCGATTTAAACACCTTCATCTACATGGCATAG
- the LOC129113742 gene encoding solute carrier family 35 member F2-like, which yields MEGHAEERLCGKWRFTCGLYSYNLRDVFTWRLLKTILMGQVLSLLICGTAVSCQYLAIAKVETPMLQSFLNYAMLLLVYTTILCARKGDRNILHILKTKWWKYLVMGLADVQANYAVVKAYQFTTLTSIQLLDCFVIPVLMVLSWFLLKTRYRLVHFVAVGVCLLGVGAMVGADILAGRHQGSTSDVVLGDGLVLLSAVLYAVSNVGQEYTVKNLSRIEFLGMMGLFGTVISGIQLAVLETRAVATIKWDFRISMLFALYALCMFALYSFMPVVVKMTSATAVNLSLLTADLFSLFCGIFLFHYTFSMLYIISFVVITVGFIMFNAVPTYSALPESGSSENDPAEVFADVTAESSSDNLLSAGRDAPRTESPAAVSAL from the exons ATGGAAGGGCATGCAGAGGAGAGACTGTGTGGGAAATGGAGGTTTACCTGCGGTTTGTACAGTTACAACTTGAGGGACGTCTTCACATG GCGTCTGCTGAAGACCATCTTAATGGGGCAGGTCTTGTCCCTGCTGATCTGTGGGACAGCGGTGAGCTGTCAGTACCTGGCCATTGCCAAGGTGGAGACGCCCATGCTGCAGAGCTTCCTCAACTACGCCATGCTGCTCCTCGTCTACACGACCATCCTCTGCGCCCGCAAAG GTGACAGGAACAtcttgcacattttaaaaaccaaGTGGTGGAAGTATTTGGTGATGGGTCTGGCAGATGTCCAGGCAAACTATGCAGTTGTGAAGGCCTACCAGTTCACCACCCTGACAAGTATACAG ctgctGGACTGCTTTGTGATCCCAGTACTGATGGTACTTTCCTGGTTCTTGCTGAAGACTCGCTACAGGCTGGTCCACTTTGTGGCCGTGGGGGTGTGCTTGTTGGGGGTGGGGGCCATGGTGGGAGCCGACATCCTGGCTGGAAGACACCAGGGATCCA CCAGTGATGTGGTGCTGGGGGATGGTCTGGTCCTGCTCAGTGCTGTCCTCTACGCTGTGTCCAATGTGGGCCAAGAGTACACAGTGAAGAACCTGAGCCGGATCGAGTTCCTGGGCATGATGGGCCTCTTTGGGACCGTCATCAGCGGCATACAGCT AGCTGTCCTGGAAACTCGTGCAGTAGCCACAATAAAATGGGACTTTCGCATCT CCATGCTGTTTGCCCTCTACGCCCTGTGTATGTTCGCGCTGTACAGCTTCATGCCTGTGGTGGTGAAGATGACCAGCGCCACCGCCGTCAACCTCTCTCTGCTCACCGCCGACCTCTTCAGCCTCTTCTGTGGCATCTTCCTCTTCCACTACACG TTTTCAATGCTGTACATCATCTCGTTTGTCGTCATCACTGTGGGTTTCATCATGTTCAACGCCGTTCCCACGTACTCTGCTCTGCCGGAGTCCGGCTCCAGTGAGAACGACCCCGCCGAGGTGTTCGCCGACGTCACGGCTGAGAGCTCCTCGGACAATTTACTGTCCGCAGGCAGAGACGCTCCGAGAACTGAGTCACCGGCTGCTGTGTCTGCACTCTGA
- the LOC129113860 gene encoding serine/threonine-protein kinase pim-1-like, with the protein MDPTKKTKKHRSPALKHDRKRKNISTSEQSSASRMDVPTKGTKRKASLNRKTLIKMAMIAGKETQTTPEDDVTVKRGKRKVRDDGEGQKKPKKDKRRRLDLLKYDTELPSTSVDTESSNTSVDVSKRGDKRKVATTDGEEPNQKKKRPDLKDAKKDTNVFLYLKEFEAKYQQLEQLGEGGCGSVFAGYRIADHLPVAIKHIPKDKVPLKHVDDDGNKISIEVAIMLKLAAESEGTSAPISLLDWFDLDKKLILVLERPMPSTDLHGYIEDNGGSLDEKEAKIILRQLVDAVIDLEKQHIFHRDIKVENILIETSSDFPRVRLIDFGLSCFVKRGASYRVFYGTPAHIPPEWFILGTYRAGPTTVWQMGTVLFDTVHSDREFETMKFITHKLRISRKLSKDCQDFLRTCLTVFPDQRITLEQLRNHPWLG; encoded by the exons ATGGACCctacaaagaagacaaagaaacacCGTTCTCCGGCCCTCAAACATGATCGAA AACGGAAAAACATCAGCACATCTGAGCAAAGTTCAGCGTCGAGAATGGATGTCCCGACTAAAGGGACCAAAAGGAAGGCCAGTCTAAACAGGAAGACCCTCATCAAAATGGCAATGATCGCTGGAAAGGAGACCCAAACCACCCCAGAGGACGACGTCACTGTGAAACGAGGGAAGAGGAAAGTCAGAGACGATGGagagggacaaaaaaaaccGAAGAAGGACAAAAGGAGACGACTCGACCTCCTCAAGTATGACACGGAGTTACCATCCACCTCAGTGGACACTG AAAGCTCCAATACATCTGTGGATGTGAGCAAGAGAGGCGATAAGAGGAAGGTCGCCACCACTGATGGTGAAGAACcaaaccagaagaagaagaggccgGACCTGAAGGATGCCAAAAAGGATACCA atgtgtttCTCTATTTAAAAGAATTTGAGGCCAAATACCAACAGCTGGAACAACTTGGCGAAGGAGGATGTGGATCTGTGTTCGCTGGATATCGCATAGCAGATCATCTTCCT GTTGCCATCAAACACATTCCCAAGGACAAGGTTCCCCTCAAACACGTG GACGACGACGGGAACAAAATCTCCATTGAGGTCGCCATCATGTTGAAACTGGCGGCCGAATCAGAGGGGACGTCAGCACCCATATCCCTGCTGGACTGGTTCGATCTGGACAAGAAACTGATCCTGGTGCTGGAGAGACCGATGCCATCCACAGATCTCCACGGCTACATCGAAGACAACGGAGGCTCCTTGGACGAAAAGGAAGCCAAG ATCATACTGAGACAGCTGGTCGATGCAGTGATCGACCTTGAGAAACAACACATCTTCCACCGCGACATCAAGGTGGAAAACATCCTGATCGAGACCAGCTCAGACTTCCCACGAGTTCGCCTCATCGACTTTGGGCTGAGCTGCTTCGTGAAGAGAGGAGCCTCTTACCGGGTATTCTACG GTACCCCTGCTCACATCCCCCCAGAGTGGTTCATTCTTGGCACCTACAGAGCCGGGCCGACCACAGTGTGGCAGATGGGAACCGTCCTGTTCGACACGGTCCACAGTGATAGGGAATTCGAGACCATGAAGTtcatcacacacaaactgagaaTCAGCAGGAAGCTCTCCAAgg aTTGCCAGGACTTCTTACGGACATGTTTGACGGTATTCCCGGATCAGCGTATCACCCTGGAGCAGCTCAGGAATCACCCATGGCTCGGAtaa